Proteins found in one Zonotrichia leucophrys gambelii isolate GWCS_2022_RI chromosome 28, RI_Zleu_2.0, whole genome shotgun sequence genomic segment:
- the KANK3 gene encoding KN motif and ankyrin repeat domain-containing protein 3 isoform X5 — MAQPAPLNQNLPDLGGPFLYRDQDNGEKSSYSVETPYGFLLDLDFLKYVDDIESGQTLKKVPLPRRVKGSRAPPSTLRSPSSHASAWTSTESLTSTASEEGRTALLLSPHGRAAPEPASKPTSHPISPPPVRLLPPPTRKCLVPNPRVEKTLLETSRRLEQEQGRLQDIGGLSHVGLPGALGQPPHWVPVGAEGQVGWGRVSPGSSGRSTPAAGLGTAPLQHVREQMAAALRQLRDLEEQVKTIPLLEMQICELKREKAKLLEKLSAEPGEALYHPCGSEAGGEEGPRTGPESEAEPVKGRTSKIAELRKLTEKLAVPERNARAWPGKSPRVAERPCRSVAVGEDRAMTDAVFYYRSQQESGDAPDGGTRGRRDVAVWVTESSLGLATEAERELELLQQTVGHQKEVITLMEGHLQEATRELEELRLEVCARRPRGQVDKEVMAVPQVAEALVEAVVVTQSRAAGDPPKTAEAGVECCPPTSCVAVGCRPDGRDVAVGPDSAASCDDKGSQTDVGSVALAGEEKEPGAGEVMEPGRGDGLSSPLVPGAGATAGTCPESQGPGPAVLETTDSNRDPAPAQDSGAAPSPAAGALKSIMKKRDGPPRSEAEGSKKSLQFVGVLNGEYESTSSEEDEEGNSSSEKASADSSNSSEQGDTETSEEEAGEGTCEPRLECKGTDVTLLEPPEVKEKFELSPRMREACLIVKTHLGHPGAAKSKEVLASSSLVLQEWFRLSSQKSSIPDTVANHLLAFAELSPALLAHVVNLADGNGNTALHYSVSHSNFHIVSLLLDTGICNVDHQNKAGYTALMLAALAAVEQEEDMNVVRRLFSMGNVNAKASQAGQTALMLAVSHGRQEMVEALLACGADVNLQDEEGSTALMCACEHGRLETVRLLLAQPTCNVSIVDSDGNNAVAIALEAGHSDIAALLHAHLTSTKETSPTTTKSPGSLKKPN; from the exons ATGGCTCAGCCGGCACCCCTGAACCAGAACCTCCCAG ATCTTGGGGGCCCATTCTTGTATCGGGACCAGGACAATGGAGAGAAGAGCTCATATTCTGTGGAAACACCTTATGGCTTCCTGCTGGACCTTGATTTCCTGAAATATGTTGATGATATTGAAAGTGGCCAAACACTCAAGAAAGTGCCGCTGCCTCGCAGGGTGAAAGGGTCCCGTGCACCGCCCAGCACGCTgcgcagccccagcagccacgCCAGCGCCTGGACCTCCACCGAGTCGCTCACCTCCACGGCCAGCGAGGAGGGCAGGACTGCGCTGCTGCTGTCCCCGCACGGCCGAGCAGCCCCGGAGCCTGCGAGCAAGCCAACCTCCCACCCCATCTCGCCACCGCCAGTGCGGCTGCTCCCACCTCCCACCCGCAAGTGCCTCGTGCCAAACCCACGGGTGGAGAAGACCTTGCTGGAGACAagcaggaggctggagcaggagcagggccgTTTGCAGGATATTGGTGGTCTCTCCCACGTTGGCCTGCCGGGTGCCCTGGGCCAGCCACCCCACTGGGTGCCAGTGGGCGCCGAGGGCCAGGTGGGCTGGGGCCGGGTGAGCCCCGGCAGCTCGGGGCGCAGCACTCCCGCTGCAGGGCTCGGCACGGCCCCGCTGCAGCACGTGCGGGAGCAGATGGCTGCAGCCCTGCGGCAGCTCCGGGACCTGGAGGAGCAGGTGAAAACCATCCCCCTCCTGGAGATGCAGATCTGCGAGCTGAAGAGGGAGAAGGCAAAGTTGCTGGAGAAGCTGTCGGCAGAGCCCGGCGAGGCATTGTATCACCCCTGTGGCTCTGAGGCAGGGGGTGAGGAGGGGCCCCGTACAGGGCCAGAGAGTGAAGCAGAGCCAGTGAAGGGGCGAACGAGCAAAATTGCAGAGCTGAGGAAGCTGACAGAGAAGCTGGCAGTGCCGGAGCGGAACGCCAGGGCTTGGCCAGGCAAGAGCCCCAGGGTGGCAGAGCGGCCGTGCCGCTCCGTGGCAGTGGGGGAGGATCGGGCCATGACAGATGCCGTCTTCTACTACCGCTCGCAGCAGGAGAGTGGGGACGCGCCAGACGGCGGCACACGGGGACGCAGGGATGTGGCTGTCTGGGTGACAGAGTCCTCGCTGGGGCTGGCCACTGAGGCAGAgcgggagctggagctgctgcagcagacgGTAGGGCACCAGAAGGAGGTGATCACCCTGATGGAGGGGCACCTGCAGGAGGCCACgcgggagctggaggagctgcggCTGGAGGTGTgcgcccgccggccccgcggACAGGTGGACAAGGAGGTGATGGCCGTGCCGCAGGTGGCCGAGGCACTGGTGGAGGCTGTGGTAGTGACACAGAGCCGGGCAGCTGGTGACCCCCCAAAGACAGCAGAGGCAGGTGTGGAGTGCTGCCCCCCAACCTCCTGTGTTGCCGTGGGCTGCCGCCCTGACGGGCGCGACGTGGCAGTCGGACCCGATTCAGCTGCCAGCTGCGATGACAAGGGCAGCCAGACAGATGTGGGCAGCGTTGCcctggcaggagaggagaaggagcccgGTGCAGGTGAGGTGATGGAGCCTGGCCGGGGTGATGGCCTGAGCAGCCCCTTGGTGCCGGGTGCAGGAGCAACGGCAGGGACGTGCCCAGAGAGCCAaggccctgggccagctgtgctggagacaaCAGACAGCAACCGggacccagccccagcacaggacagtGGAGCTGCCCCAAGCCCTGCAGCCG GAGCCCTGAAGTCCATCATGAAGAAGCGGGATGGTCCTCCCCGGAGCGAGGCAGAGGGCAGCAAGAAGAGCCTGCAGTTTGTGGGCGTGCTGAACGGGGA GTATGAGAGCACATCCAgtgaggaggatgaagaaggCAACAGCTCCTCTGAGAAGGCTTCGGCCGATAGCTCCAACAgttcagagcagggagacacCGAAACCTCAGAAGAGGAGGCAGGAGAAGGCACCTGCGAGCCCAGACTGGAGTGCAAGGGGACTGATGTGACCCTTCTGGAGCCCCCTGAGGTGAAGGAAAA GTTCGAGCTGAGCCCCAGGATGAGGGAGGCCTGCCTCATTGTCAAGACCCACCTGGGCCACCCGGGTGCTGCCAAGAGCAAAGAGGTG cttgccagcagcagcctggtcCTTCAGGAGTGGTTCCGTCTGTCCAGCCAAAAGTCGTCCATCCCTGACACGGTTGCCAACCACCTCCTGGCCTTTGCCGAGCTCTCACCGGCTCTCCTGGCCCACGTGGTGAACCTGGCAGACGGGAATGGCAACACAGCCTTGCACTACAGTGTCTCCCACTCCAACTTCCACATCGTGTCGCTGCTGCTGGATACAG GGATCTGTAACGTGGACCACCAGAACAAAGCTGGGTACACCGCCCTgatgctggcagcactggcagctgttgAGCAGGAGGAGGACATGAATGTGGTCAGGAGGCTTTTCAGCATGGGCAACGTCAACGCCAAGGCCAGCCAG GCTGGCCAGACGGCGCTGATGCTGGCTGTGAGCCACGGGCGGCAGGAGATGGTGGAAGCCCTGCTGGCCTGCGGGGCCGATGTGAACCTGCAGGACGAGGAGGGCTCCACGGCGCTCATGTGTGCCTGCGAGCACGGCCGCCTGGAGAcagtgaggctgctgctggcccagcccaCCTGCAACGTCTCCATCGTGGACAGT GACGGTAACAATGCTGTTGCCATCGCGCTGGAGGCCGGTCACAGTGACATCGCTGCGCTCCTCCACGCCCACCTCACCAGCACCAAG GAGACTTCACCAACAACCACAAAGAGCCCTGGGAGTCTGAAGAAACCAAATTAG
- the KANK3 gene encoding KN motif and ankyrin repeat domain-containing protein 3 isoform X2: protein MAQPAPLNQNLPDLGGPFLYRDQDNGEKSSYSVETPYGFLLDLDFLKYVDDIESGQTLKKVPLPRRVKGSRAPPSTLRSPSSHASAWTSTESLTSTASEEGRTALLLSPHGRAAPEPASKPTSHPISPPPVRLLPPPTRKCLVPNPRVEKTLLETSRRLEQEQGRLQDIGGLSHVGLPGALGQPPHWVPVGAEGQVGWGRVSPGSSGRSTPAAGLGTAPLQHVREQMAAALRQLRDLEEQVKTIPLLEMQICELKREKAKLLEKLSAEPGEALYHPCGSEAGGEEGPRTGPESEAEPVKGRTSKIAELRKLTEKLAVPERNARAWPGKSPRVAERPCRSVAVGEDRAMTDAVFYYRSQQESGDAPDGGTRGRRDVAVWVTESSLGLATEAERELELLQQTVGHQKEVITLMEGHLQEATRELEELRLEVCARRPRGQVDKEVMAVPQVAEALVEAVVVTQSRAAGDPPKTAEAGVECCPPTSCVAVGCRPDGRDVAVGPDSAASCDDKGSQTDVGSVALAGEEKEPGAGEVMEPGRGDGLSSPLVPGAGATAGTCPESQGPGPAVLETTDSNRDPAPAQDSGAAPSPAAGALKSIMKKRDGPPRSEAEGSKKSLQFVGVLNGEYESTSSEEDEEGNSSSEKASADSSNSSEQGDTETSEEEAGEGTCEPRLECKGTDVTLLEPPEVKEKFELSPRMREACLIVKTHLGHPGAAKSKEVLASSSLVLQEWFRLSSQKSSIPDTVANHLLAFAELSPALLAHVVNLADGNGNTALHYSVSHSNFHIVSLLLDTGICNVDHQNKAGYTALMLAALAAVEQEEDMNVVRRLFSMGNVNAKASQAGQTALMLAVSHGRQEMVEALLACGADVNLQDEEGSTALMCACEHGRLETVRLLLAQPTCNVSIVDSDGNNAVAIALEAGHSDIAALLHAHLTSTKVPQETSPTTTKSPGSLKKPN from the exons ATGGCTCAGCCGGCACCCCTGAACCAGAACCTCCCAG ATCTTGGGGGCCCATTCTTGTATCGGGACCAGGACAATGGAGAGAAGAGCTCATATTCTGTGGAAACACCTTATGGCTTCCTGCTGGACCTTGATTTCCTGAAATATGTTGATGATATTGAAAGTGGCCAAACACTCAAGAAAGTGCCGCTGCCTCGCAGGGTGAAAGGGTCCCGTGCACCGCCCAGCACGCTgcgcagccccagcagccacgCCAGCGCCTGGACCTCCACCGAGTCGCTCACCTCCACGGCCAGCGAGGAGGGCAGGACTGCGCTGCTGCTGTCCCCGCACGGCCGAGCAGCCCCGGAGCCTGCGAGCAAGCCAACCTCCCACCCCATCTCGCCACCGCCAGTGCGGCTGCTCCCACCTCCCACCCGCAAGTGCCTCGTGCCAAACCCACGGGTGGAGAAGACCTTGCTGGAGACAagcaggaggctggagcaggagcagggccgTTTGCAGGATATTGGTGGTCTCTCCCACGTTGGCCTGCCGGGTGCCCTGGGCCAGCCACCCCACTGGGTGCCAGTGGGCGCCGAGGGCCAGGTGGGCTGGGGCCGGGTGAGCCCCGGCAGCTCGGGGCGCAGCACTCCCGCTGCAGGGCTCGGCACGGCCCCGCTGCAGCACGTGCGGGAGCAGATGGCTGCAGCCCTGCGGCAGCTCCGGGACCTGGAGGAGCAGGTGAAAACCATCCCCCTCCTGGAGATGCAGATCTGCGAGCTGAAGAGGGAGAAGGCAAAGTTGCTGGAGAAGCTGTCGGCAGAGCCCGGCGAGGCATTGTATCACCCCTGTGGCTCTGAGGCAGGGGGTGAGGAGGGGCCCCGTACAGGGCCAGAGAGTGAAGCAGAGCCAGTGAAGGGGCGAACGAGCAAAATTGCAGAGCTGAGGAAGCTGACAGAGAAGCTGGCAGTGCCGGAGCGGAACGCCAGGGCTTGGCCAGGCAAGAGCCCCAGGGTGGCAGAGCGGCCGTGCCGCTCCGTGGCAGTGGGGGAGGATCGGGCCATGACAGATGCCGTCTTCTACTACCGCTCGCAGCAGGAGAGTGGGGACGCGCCAGACGGCGGCACACGGGGACGCAGGGATGTGGCTGTCTGGGTGACAGAGTCCTCGCTGGGGCTGGCCACTGAGGCAGAgcgggagctggagctgctgcagcagacgGTAGGGCACCAGAAGGAGGTGATCACCCTGATGGAGGGGCACCTGCAGGAGGCCACgcgggagctggaggagctgcggCTGGAGGTGTgcgcccgccggccccgcggACAGGTGGACAAGGAGGTGATGGCCGTGCCGCAGGTGGCCGAGGCACTGGTGGAGGCTGTGGTAGTGACACAGAGCCGGGCAGCTGGTGACCCCCCAAAGACAGCAGAGGCAGGTGTGGAGTGCTGCCCCCCAACCTCCTGTGTTGCCGTGGGCTGCCGCCCTGACGGGCGCGACGTGGCAGTCGGACCCGATTCAGCTGCCAGCTGCGATGACAAGGGCAGCCAGACAGATGTGGGCAGCGTTGCcctggcaggagaggagaaggagcccgGTGCAGGTGAGGTGATGGAGCCTGGCCGGGGTGATGGCCTGAGCAGCCCCTTGGTGCCGGGTGCAGGAGCAACGGCAGGGACGTGCCCAGAGAGCCAaggccctgggccagctgtgctggagacaaCAGACAGCAACCGggacccagccccagcacaggacagtGGAGCTGCCCCAAGCCCTGCAGCCG GAGCCCTGAAGTCCATCATGAAGAAGCGGGATGGTCCTCCCCGGAGCGAGGCAGAGGGCAGCAAGAAGAGCCTGCAGTTTGTGGGCGTGCTGAACGGGGA GTATGAGAGCACATCCAgtgaggaggatgaagaaggCAACAGCTCCTCTGAGAAGGCTTCGGCCGATAGCTCCAACAgttcagagcagggagacacCGAAACCTCAGAAGAGGAGGCAGGAGAAGGCACCTGCGAGCCCAGACTGGAGTGCAAGGGGACTGATGTGACCCTTCTGGAGCCCCCTGAGGTGAAGGAAAA GTTCGAGCTGAGCCCCAGGATGAGGGAGGCCTGCCTCATTGTCAAGACCCACCTGGGCCACCCGGGTGCTGCCAAGAGCAAAGAGGTG cttgccagcagcagcctggtcCTTCAGGAGTGGTTCCGTCTGTCCAGCCAAAAGTCGTCCATCCCTGACACGGTTGCCAACCACCTCCTGGCCTTTGCCGAGCTCTCACCGGCTCTCCTGGCCCACGTGGTGAACCTGGCAGACGGGAATGGCAACACAGCCTTGCACTACAGTGTCTCCCACTCCAACTTCCACATCGTGTCGCTGCTGCTGGATACAG GGATCTGTAACGTGGACCACCAGAACAAAGCTGGGTACACCGCCCTgatgctggcagcactggcagctgttgAGCAGGAGGAGGACATGAATGTGGTCAGGAGGCTTTTCAGCATGGGCAACGTCAACGCCAAGGCCAGCCAG GCTGGCCAGACGGCGCTGATGCTGGCTGTGAGCCACGGGCGGCAGGAGATGGTGGAAGCCCTGCTGGCCTGCGGGGCCGATGTGAACCTGCAGGACGAGGAGGGCTCCACGGCGCTCATGTGTGCCTGCGAGCACGGCCGCCTGGAGAcagtgaggctgctgctggcccagcccaCCTGCAACGTCTCCATCGTGGACAGT GACGGTAACAATGCTGTTGCCATCGCGCTGGAGGCCGGTCACAGTGACATCGCTGCGCTCCTCCACGCCCACCTCACCAGCACCAAGGTACCC CAGGAGACTTCACCAACAACCACAAAGAGCCCTGGGAGTCTGAAGAAACCAAATTAG